A single genomic interval of Leisingera thetidis harbors:
- a CDS encoding outer membrane lipoprotein-sorting protein codes for MPVSHSRLPRRGFLALGGGSLATAMLAPGLVLGAPDALEAATAVNNIELTGAMAAMAKVELRRAGAPVRTRDLEVSTARQGGKDLSDRRYVFLAPADVRDTKLLVHEQSRKDNDLWLMLPSLGKVRRISASKQANAFAGTDFSYANLMAMRLENFTHAITAGSGSSITLESTVRSDSYGRSIGYSRAVTQARAGSMVPFQIDYFDQKGRHLKTQKMSKAAQAPDGKHILRSRHMIVHGKGRETLISLSKIDFSPNFGGGHFRSQSL; via the coding sequence ATGCCCGTTTCTCATTCACGGCTTCCCCGCCGCGGCTTTCTTGCCCTTGGCGGCGGCAGCCTGGCAACCGCAATGCTGGCGCCCGGCCTGGTGCTGGGGGCCCCGGACGCGCTGGAAGCCGCAACCGCGGTCAACAATATCGAGCTGACCGGGGCGATGGCGGCAATGGCCAAGGTCGAGCTGCGCCGGGCCGGCGCCCCGGTGCGCACCCGCGATCTGGAAGTCTCCACGGCCCGGCAGGGCGGCAAGGACCTCAGCGACCGCCGCTATGTCTTTCTGGCGCCGGCGGATGTGCGCGACACCAAGCTGCTGGTGCACGAGCAAAGCAGAAAGGACAATGACCTTTGGCTGATGCTTCCCAGCCTTGGCAAAGTGCGCCGCATTTCCGCCTCCAAACAGGCCAATGCCTTTGCCGGAACGGATTTCAGCTATGCCAACCTGATGGCGATGCGGCTGGAAAACTTCACCCATGCAATCACCGCCGGCAGCGGCAGCAGCATCACATTGGAAAGCACCGTGCGCAGCGATTCATACGGGCGCAGCATCGGCTATTCGCGCGCGGTGACCCAGGCCAGGGCCGGGTCGATGGTGCCGTTCCAGATCGATTACTTCGACCAGAAAGGGCGCCATCTGAAGACCCAGAAAATGTCCAAGGCGGCCCAGGCGCCGGATGGCAAGCACATCCTGCGGTCGCGCCACATGATTGTGCACGGCAAGGGCCGGGAAACCCTGATCAGCCTGAGCAAAATCGACTTCAGCCCGAATTTCGGCGGCGGTCATTTCAGATCCCAAAGCCTTTGA